Proteins encoded in a region of the Rhizobium sp. CC-YZS058 genome:
- a CDS encoding alpha-glucosidase produces MAAEARSGKDWWRGAVIYQVYPRSFQDMTGDGLGDIKGVTERLPYIASLGVDAIWLSPFFTSPMADMGYDVSNYCDVDPMFGTLADFDAMMERAHALGIKVIIDQVISHTSDKHPWFEESRSSRSNEKADWYVWADAKPDGTAPNNWLSIFGGPAWEWDGVRKQYYLHNFLGSQPDLNFHTPAVQDAVLDAVRFWLDRGVDGFRLDTVNYYFHDKELRDNPPLGHDDDAPGLDAPDVNPYGMQQHLYDKTQPENIGFLKRFRALLDSYEGRSSVGEIGDGARSLKTLAAYVSDGDKLHMCYTFDLLGPDFTASHIRQCVSAFEDNVRDGWVCWAFSNHDVKRHVSRFIEQESERERVAKLAITVLATLRGSICLYQGEELALPEAELELHELRDPYGIRFWPAFKGRDGCRTPMPWTASAANAGFTTGKPWLPVPAEHKALAVDAQEGDEASVLAHYRATLAFRKVHDSLYDGGLTFLDTNQDVLIFTREKAGERLLFLFNLRRGPQSVPVPKGLTVTEAIPLPGFDTATLEKGEIRLEALDAFCGRVSA; encoded by the coding sequence ATGGCGGCTGAGGCGAGAAGCGGCAAGGACTGGTGGCGCGGCGCGGTGATCTATCAGGTCTATCCGCGCTCCTTTCAGGACATGACGGGCGATGGGCTGGGCGATATCAAGGGGGTCACCGAACGGCTGCCCTATATTGCCAGCCTCGGCGTCGATGCCATCTGGCTCTCGCCCTTCTTCACCTCGCCCATGGCCGACATGGGCTATGACGTCTCCAATTACTGCGATGTCGACCCGATGTTCGGCACGCTCGCCGATTTCGACGCCATGATGGAGCGGGCGCATGCGCTCGGCATCAAGGTTATCATCGACCAGGTGATCTCCCACACCTCCGACAAGCATCCCTGGTTCGAGGAGAGCCGGTCAAGCCGCAGCAACGAGAAGGCCGACTGGTATGTCTGGGCCGATGCCAAGCCGGACGGCACGGCGCCCAACAACTGGCTGTCGATCTTCGGCGGGCCGGCCTGGGAATGGGACGGGGTGCGCAAGCAATATTACCTGCACAACTTTCTGGGCTCGCAGCCGGACCTCAACTTTCACACCCCGGCCGTTCAGGATGCGGTGCTGGACGCCGTGCGCTTCTGGCTCGACCGCGGCGTCGACGGCTTCCGGCTCGATACGGTCAACTACTACTTCCACGACAAGGAGCTGCGCGACAACCCACCGCTCGGCCATGACGACGATGCGCCCGGTCTCGACGCGCCGGACGTCAATCCCTATGGCATGCAGCAGCATCTCTACGACAAGACCCAGCCGGAAAACATCGGCTTCCTCAAGCGGTTCCGCGCGCTGCTCGACAGCTATGAGGGCCGCAGCTCCGTCGGCGAGATCGGCGATGGCGCCCGCTCCCTGAAGACGCTTGCCGCCTATGTCAGCGACGGCGACAAGCTGCATATGTGCTACACCTTCGACCTGCTGGGCCCGGATTTTACCGCAAGCCATATCCGCCAATGCGTCTCGGCCTTCGAGGACAATGTGCGCGACGGCTGGGTCTGCTGGGCCTTCTCGAACCATGACGTCAAGCGCCATGTCAGCCGCTTCATCGAGCAGGAGAGCGAGCGCGAGCGGGTCGCGAAACTCGCCATCACCGTGCTCGCGACTCTCCGCGGCTCGATCTGCCTCTACCAGGGCGAAGAGCTGGCGCTGCCCGAGGCGGAGCTGGAGCTTCACGAATTGCGTGACCCCTATGGCATCCGCTTCTGGCCGGCCTTCAAGGGCCGCGACGGGTGCCGCACGCCGATGCCTTGGACGGCCTCTGCCGCCAATGCCGGATTCACGACCGGCAAACCCTGGCTTCCCGTGCCGGCAGAACACAAGGCGCTGGCTGTCGACGCGCAGGAGGGCGACGAGGCTTCAGTGCTCGCCCACTACCGCGCGACGCTCGCCTTCCGAAAGGTCCATGACAGTCTCTATGATGGCGGCCTGACCTTCCTCGACACCAACCAGGATGTTTTGATCTTCACACGCGAAAAGGCCGGCGAACGCCTGCTCTTCCTCTTCAACCTCCGCCGCGGCCCGCAGAGCGTCCCGGTGCCGAAGGGGCTGACGGTCACCGAGGCGATCCCGCTCCCGGGCTTCGATACGGCGACGCTGGAGAAGGGCGAGATCCGGCTGGAGGCGCTGGATGCGTTCTGCGGGCGGGTGTCGGCGTGA
- a CDS encoding pilus assembly protein HicB has product MRNGSKDQHSVESATERPTDHVGTPLTSWIDSAVLEKVEPVEMAEDFLRNKARGATASGLDHFLRSAPNVPPQEGDEIPKGWPGTL; this is encoded by the coding sequence ATGAGGAATGGCAGCAAAGACCAGCATTCGGTCGAGTCGGCAACTGAGAGACCGACAGATCATGTTGGTACTCCGTTGACCAGCTGGATCGATTCGGCAGTGCTAGAAAAGGTCGAGCCCGTGGAAATGGCGGAGGACTTTCTGCGGAATAAGGCGAGGGGCGCGACAGCGAGCGGGCTCGACCATTTTCTCCGATCGGCGCCGAACGTGCCGCCGCAGGAAGGCGATGAAATTCCTAAAGGCTGGCCAGGAACTTTGTGA